A region of Phaeodactylum tricornutum CCAP 1055/1 chromosome 14, whole genome shotgun sequence DNA encodes the following proteins:
- a CDS encoding predicted protein produces the protein MSVDLSSSPAALMAFAAWIAFHMMVIMTYRATLVITGKKVNTFGPSRSDSQSSFIGRVGSSHANCLENFPLFLTVVMVNTVTSGPDISELAWHYVYARVAQSLAHWYSFSELTVMVRLTNFLVSWGLLVTIGYRTMYH, from the coding sequence ATGTCTGTCGATTTGTCTTCGTCTCCCGCCGCTCTCATGGCCTTTGCGGCCTGGATCGCTTTCCACATGATGGTTATTATGACCTACCGTGCCACGTTGGTCATCACGGGTAAAAAAGTCAACACGTTTGGTCCATCGCGCAGTGATTCGCAAAGCTCGTTTATTGGTCGCGTGGGTAGCTCGCACGCCAATTGTCTGGAGAactttcctctttttctaACGGTCGTGATGGTGAATACCGTGACGAGTGGACCCGACATTAGCGAGTTGGCCTGGCACTACGTGTACGCTCGCGTCGCGCAGTCGCTGGCGCATTGGTACAGCTTTTCggagctgactgtgatggtGCGTTTGACGAACTTTCTCGTCAGCTGGGGACTACTGGTTACCATAGGATACCGTACCATGTATCATTGA
- a CDS encoding predicted protein — translation MSVEMETCPASAPFFGFMGVTSALVFANIGAAYGTAKSGVGISSMGVMNPGLVMRNIIPVVMAGVLGIYGLIVAVIIQGSIVSPQNGLSQYSLYTGFAHLAAGLCCGLSGLAAGMAIGIVGDAGVRAVGQQEKLFVGMILILIFAEALGLYGLIVALILSQNSFVCEGNN, via the exons ATGAGTGTCGAAATGGAAACGTGCCCGGCGTCTGCGCCTTTCTTTGGGTTTATGGGAGTGACTTCCGCCCTGGTGTTTGCCAATATTGGCGCCGCGTACGGAACAGCCAAGTCCGGAGTCGGTATTTCCTCCATGGGTGTGATGAACCCGGGTCTGGTCATGCGTAACATCATTCCCGTAGTTATGGCGGGAGTTCTGGGAATCTACGGGCTCATTGTGGCCGTGATTATTCAGGGTTCCATTGTATCTCCGCAAAACGGACTTTCTCAGTACTCGCTATACACCGGCTTTGCACATTTGGCGGCTGGTCTATGCTGCGGTCTTTCCGGTCTGGCGGCTGGTATGGCCATTGGTATTGTAGGAGACGCCGGTGTCCGTGCGGTGGGTCAGCAAGAAAAGCTCTTTGTCGGTATGATTCTTATCCTAATTTTCGCCGAAGCCCTCGGTCTTTACG GTTTAATTGTGGCCTTGATCTTGTCGCAGAACTCGTTCGTGTGCGAGGGCAACAACTAG